The following are encoded in a window of Urocitellus parryii isolate mUroPar1 chromosome 7, mUroPar1.hap1, whole genome shotgun sequence genomic DNA:
- the Pdp1 gene encoding pyruvate dehyrogenase phosphatase catalytic subunit 1 isoform X4 — MPAPTQLFFPLIRNCELSRIYGTACYCHHKHLCCSSPYISQSRLRYTPHPAYATFCRPKENWWQYTQGRRYASTPQKFYLTPPQVNSILKANEYSFKVPEFDGKNVSSILGFDSNQLPANAPIEDRRSAATCLQTRGMLLGVFDGHAGCACSQAVSERLFYYIAVSLLPHETLLEIENAVESGRALLPILQWHKHPNDYFSKEASKLYFNSLRTYWQELIDLNTGESTDIDVKEALINAFKRLDNDISLEAQVGDPNSFLNYLVLRVAFSGATACVAHVDGVDLHVANTGDSRAMLGVQEEDGSWSAVTLSNDHNAQNERELERLKLEHPKNEAKSVVKQDRLLGLLMPFRAFGDVKFKWSIDLQKRVIESGPDQLNDNEYTKFIPPNYHTPPYLTAEPEVTYHRLRPQDKFLVLATDGLWETMHRQDVVRIVGEYLTGMHHQQPIAVGGYKVTLGQMHGLLTERRAKMSSVFEDQNAATHLIRHAVGNNEFGTVDHERLSKMLSLPEELARMYRDDITIIVVQFNSHVVGAYQNQE; from the coding sequence ATGCCAGCACCAACTCAACTGTTTTTTCCTCTCATCCGTAATTGTGAGCTGAGCAGAATCTATGGCACTGCATGTTACTGCCATCACAAACATCTCTGCTGTTCATCACCCTACATTTCTCAGAGTCGCTTGAGATACACACCCCATCCAGCATATGCTACCTTTTGTAGGCCCAAGGAGAACTGGTGGCAGTATACCCAAGGAAGGAGATATGCTTCCACACCACAGAAATTTTACCTTACACCTCCACAAGTCAACAGCATCCTTAAGGCCAATGAGTACAGTTTCAAAGTGCCAGAATTTGATGGCAAAAATGTCAGTTCCATCCTTGGATTTGACAGCAATCAACTACCTGCAAATGCACCCATTGAGGACCGGAGAAGTGCAGCAACCTGCTTGCAAACCAGAGGGATGCTTTTGGGGGTTTTCGACGGCCATGCAGGTTGTGCTTGTTCACAGGCAGTCAGTGAAAGACTCTTTTATTATATTGCTGTCTCCTTATTACCCCATGAGACTTTGCTAGAGATTGAAAATGCAGTAGAGAGTGGTCGGGCACTGCTACCCATCCTCCAGTGGCACAAGCATCCCAATGATTACTTCAGTAAGGAGGCATCCAAATTGTACTTCAACAGCTTGAGGACTTACTGGCAAGAGCTTATAGACCTCAACACTGGCGAGTCAACTGATATTGATGTTAAGGAGGCTTTAATTAATGCTTTCAAGAGACTCGATAATGACATCTCTTTGGAGGCTCAAGTTGGTGATCCTAATTCTTTCCTCAATTACTTGGTGCTTCGGGTGGCATTTTCTGGGGCCACTGCTTGTGTGGCCCATGTGGATGGTGTTGACCTTCACGTGGCCAATACCGGGGATAGCAGAGCGATGCTGGGTGTGCAGGAAGAGGATGGCTCATGGTCAGCAGTCACACTTTCTAATGATCACAATGCTCAGAATGAAAGAGAACTTGAGCGGCTGAAATTAGAACACCCAAAGAATGAGGCCAAGAGTGTGGTGAAACAAGATCGGCTGCTTGGCTTGCTGATGCCTTTTAGGGCTTTTGGAGATGTAAAGTTCAAATGGAGCATTGACCTTCAAAAGAGAGTGATAGAATCTGGCCCAGACCAGTTGAATGACAATGAATATACCAAATTTATCCCTCCTAATTATCACACACCTCCCTATCTCACTGCTGAGCCAGAGGTAACTTATCACCGATTAAGGCCACAGGATAAATTTCTGGTGTTGGCTACTGATGGGTTATGGGAGACTATGCATAGGCAGGATGTGGTTAGGATTGTGGGTGAGTACTTAACTGGTATGCATCACCAACAGCCAATAGCTGTTGGTGGCTACAAGGTGACTCTGGGACAGATGCATGGCCTTTTAACTGAAAGGAGAGCCAAGATGTCCTCTGTGTTTGAGGATCAGAATGCAGCAACCCATCTCATTCGCCATGCTGTGGGCAACAATGAGTTTGGGACTGTTGATCATGAGCGCCTCTCCAAAATGCTTAGTCTTCCAGAAGAGCTTGCACGGATGTACAGAGATGACATTACAATCATTGTAGTTCAGTTTAATTCTCATGTTGTAGGGGCATATCAAAATCAGGAATAG
- the Pdp1 gene encoding pyruvate dehyrogenase phosphatase catalytic subunit 1 isoform X1, which yields MSISALLSMGRYCCRCCCSRGLWMLSAPCCDDRRMCVCPGPRRIGIPVRSSSLPLFSDAMPAPTQLFFPLIRNCELSRIYGTACYCHHKHLCCSSPYISQSRLRYTPHPAYATFCRPKENWWQYTQGRRYASTPQKFYLTPPQVNSILKANEYSFKVPEFDGKNVSSILGFDSNQLPANAPIEDRRSAATCLQTRGMLLGVFDGHAGCACSQAVSERLFYYIAVSLLPHETLLEIENAVESGRALLPILQWHKHPNDYFSKEASKLYFNSLRTYWQELIDLNTGESTDIDVKEALINAFKRLDNDISLEAQVGDPNSFLNYLVLRVAFSGATACVAHVDGVDLHVANTGDSRAMLGVQEEDGSWSAVTLSNDHNAQNERELERLKLEHPKNEAKSVVKQDRLLGLLMPFRAFGDVKFKWSIDLQKRVIESGPDQLNDNEYTKFIPPNYHTPPYLTAEPEVTYHRLRPQDKFLVLATDGLWETMHRQDVVRIVGEYLTGMHHQQPIAVGGYKVTLGQMHGLLTERRAKMSSVFEDQNAATHLIRHAVGNNEFGTVDHERLSKMLSLPEELARMYRDDITIIVVQFNSHVVGAYQNQE from the coding sequence GAATCCCAGTCAGAAGTTCCAGCCTGCCGCTGTTCTCTGATGCCATGCCAGCACCAACTCAACTGTTTTTTCCTCTCATCCGTAATTGTGAGCTGAGCAGAATCTATGGCACTGCATGTTACTGCCATCACAAACATCTCTGCTGTTCATCACCCTACATTTCTCAGAGTCGCTTGAGATACACACCCCATCCAGCATATGCTACCTTTTGTAGGCCCAAGGAGAACTGGTGGCAGTATACCCAAGGAAGGAGATATGCTTCCACACCACAGAAATTTTACCTTACACCTCCACAAGTCAACAGCATCCTTAAGGCCAATGAGTACAGTTTCAAAGTGCCAGAATTTGATGGCAAAAATGTCAGTTCCATCCTTGGATTTGACAGCAATCAACTACCTGCAAATGCACCCATTGAGGACCGGAGAAGTGCAGCAACCTGCTTGCAAACCAGAGGGATGCTTTTGGGGGTTTTCGACGGCCATGCAGGTTGTGCTTGTTCACAGGCAGTCAGTGAAAGACTCTTTTATTATATTGCTGTCTCCTTATTACCCCATGAGACTTTGCTAGAGATTGAAAATGCAGTAGAGAGTGGTCGGGCACTGCTACCCATCCTCCAGTGGCACAAGCATCCCAATGATTACTTCAGTAAGGAGGCATCCAAATTGTACTTCAACAGCTTGAGGACTTACTGGCAAGAGCTTATAGACCTCAACACTGGCGAGTCAACTGATATTGATGTTAAGGAGGCTTTAATTAATGCTTTCAAGAGACTCGATAATGACATCTCTTTGGAGGCTCAAGTTGGTGATCCTAATTCTTTCCTCAATTACTTGGTGCTTCGGGTGGCATTTTCTGGGGCCACTGCTTGTGTGGCCCATGTGGATGGTGTTGACCTTCACGTGGCCAATACCGGGGATAGCAGAGCGATGCTGGGTGTGCAGGAAGAGGATGGCTCATGGTCAGCAGTCACACTTTCTAATGATCACAATGCTCAGAATGAAAGAGAACTTGAGCGGCTGAAATTAGAACACCCAAAGAATGAGGCCAAGAGTGTGGTGAAACAAGATCGGCTGCTTGGCTTGCTGATGCCTTTTAGGGCTTTTGGAGATGTAAAGTTCAAATGGAGCATTGACCTTCAAAAGAGAGTGATAGAATCTGGCCCAGACCAGTTGAATGACAATGAATATACCAAATTTATCCCTCCTAATTATCACACACCTCCCTATCTCACTGCTGAGCCAGAGGTAACTTATCACCGATTAAGGCCACAGGATAAATTTCTGGTGTTGGCTACTGATGGGTTATGGGAGACTATGCATAGGCAGGATGTGGTTAGGATTGTGGGTGAGTACTTAACTGGTATGCATCACCAACAGCCAATAGCTGTTGGTGGCTACAAGGTGACTCTGGGACAGATGCATGGCCTTTTAACTGAAAGGAGAGCCAAGATGTCCTCTGTGTTTGAGGATCAGAATGCAGCAACCCATCTCATTCGCCATGCTGTGGGCAACAATGAGTTTGGGACTGTTGATCATGAGCGCCTCTCCAAAATGCTTAGTCTTCCAGAAGAGCTTGCACGGATGTACAGAGATGACATTACAATCATTGTAGTTCAGTTTAATTCTCATGTTGTAGGGGCATATCAAAATCAGGAATAG
- the Pdp1 gene encoding pyruvate dehyrogenase phosphatase catalytic subunit 1 isoform X3 yields MPRAGGLRAGTAWRDPGEPQLAPGPPPPWAVTLPLWQGIPVRSSSLPLFSDAMPAPTQLFFPLIRNCELSRIYGTACYCHHKHLCCSSPYISQSRLRYTPHPAYATFCRPKENWWQYTQGRRYASTPQKFYLTPPQVNSILKANEYSFKVPEFDGKNVSSILGFDSNQLPANAPIEDRRSAATCLQTRGMLLGVFDGHAGCACSQAVSERLFYYIAVSLLPHETLLEIENAVESGRALLPILQWHKHPNDYFSKEASKLYFNSLRTYWQELIDLNTGESTDIDVKEALINAFKRLDNDISLEAQVGDPNSFLNYLVLRVAFSGATACVAHVDGVDLHVANTGDSRAMLGVQEEDGSWSAVTLSNDHNAQNERELERLKLEHPKNEAKSVVKQDRLLGLLMPFRAFGDVKFKWSIDLQKRVIESGPDQLNDNEYTKFIPPNYHTPPYLTAEPEVTYHRLRPQDKFLVLATDGLWETMHRQDVVRIVGEYLTGMHHQQPIAVGGYKVTLGQMHGLLTERRAKMSSVFEDQNAATHLIRHAVGNNEFGTVDHERLSKMLSLPEELARMYRDDITIIVVQFNSHVVGAYQNQE; encoded by the coding sequence GAATCCCAGTCAGAAGTTCCAGCCTGCCGCTGTTCTCTGATGCCATGCCAGCACCAACTCAACTGTTTTTTCCTCTCATCCGTAATTGTGAGCTGAGCAGAATCTATGGCACTGCATGTTACTGCCATCACAAACATCTCTGCTGTTCATCACCCTACATTTCTCAGAGTCGCTTGAGATACACACCCCATCCAGCATATGCTACCTTTTGTAGGCCCAAGGAGAACTGGTGGCAGTATACCCAAGGAAGGAGATATGCTTCCACACCACAGAAATTTTACCTTACACCTCCACAAGTCAACAGCATCCTTAAGGCCAATGAGTACAGTTTCAAAGTGCCAGAATTTGATGGCAAAAATGTCAGTTCCATCCTTGGATTTGACAGCAATCAACTACCTGCAAATGCACCCATTGAGGACCGGAGAAGTGCAGCAACCTGCTTGCAAACCAGAGGGATGCTTTTGGGGGTTTTCGACGGCCATGCAGGTTGTGCTTGTTCACAGGCAGTCAGTGAAAGACTCTTTTATTATATTGCTGTCTCCTTATTACCCCATGAGACTTTGCTAGAGATTGAAAATGCAGTAGAGAGTGGTCGGGCACTGCTACCCATCCTCCAGTGGCACAAGCATCCCAATGATTACTTCAGTAAGGAGGCATCCAAATTGTACTTCAACAGCTTGAGGACTTACTGGCAAGAGCTTATAGACCTCAACACTGGCGAGTCAACTGATATTGATGTTAAGGAGGCTTTAATTAATGCTTTCAAGAGACTCGATAATGACATCTCTTTGGAGGCTCAAGTTGGTGATCCTAATTCTTTCCTCAATTACTTGGTGCTTCGGGTGGCATTTTCTGGGGCCACTGCTTGTGTGGCCCATGTGGATGGTGTTGACCTTCACGTGGCCAATACCGGGGATAGCAGAGCGATGCTGGGTGTGCAGGAAGAGGATGGCTCATGGTCAGCAGTCACACTTTCTAATGATCACAATGCTCAGAATGAAAGAGAACTTGAGCGGCTGAAATTAGAACACCCAAAGAATGAGGCCAAGAGTGTGGTGAAACAAGATCGGCTGCTTGGCTTGCTGATGCCTTTTAGGGCTTTTGGAGATGTAAAGTTCAAATGGAGCATTGACCTTCAAAAGAGAGTGATAGAATCTGGCCCAGACCAGTTGAATGACAATGAATATACCAAATTTATCCCTCCTAATTATCACACACCTCCCTATCTCACTGCTGAGCCAGAGGTAACTTATCACCGATTAAGGCCACAGGATAAATTTCTGGTGTTGGCTACTGATGGGTTATGGGAGACTATGCATAGGCAGGATGTGGTTAGGATTGTGGGTGAGTACTTAACTGGTATGCATCACCAACAGCCAATAGCTGTTGGTGGCTACAAGGTGACTCTGGGACAGATGCATGGCCTTTTAACTGAAAGGAGAGCCAAGATGTCCTCTGTGTTTGAGGATCAGAATGCAGCAACCCATCTCATTCGCCATGCTGTGGGCAACAATGAGTTTGGGACTGTTGATCATGAGCGCCTCTCCAAAATGCTTAGTCTTCCAGAAGAGCTTGCACGGATGTACAGAGATGACATTACAATCATTGTAGTTCAGTTTAATTCTCATGTTGTAGGGGCATATCAAAATCAGGAATAG
- the Pdp1 gene encoding pyruvate dehyrogenase phosphatase catalytic subunit 1 isoform X2 has product MEGPRRASARAWAPTALGCDSASLAGRMCVCPGPRRIGIPVRSSSLPLFSDAMPAPTQLFFPLIRNCELSRIYGTACYCHHKHLCCSSPYISQSRLRYTPHPAYATFCRPKENWWQYTQGRRYASTPQKFYLTPPQVNSILKANEYSFKVPEFDGKNVSSILGFDSNQLPANAPIEDRRSAATCLQTRGMLLGVFDGHAGCACSQAVSERLFYYIAVSLLPHETLLEIENAVESGRALLPILQWHKHPNDYFSKEASKLYFNSLRTYWQELIDLNTGESTDIDVKEALINAFKRLDNDISLEAQVGDPNSFLNYLVLRVAFSGATACVAHVDGVDLHVANTGDSRAMLGVQEEDGSWSAVTLSNDHNAQNERELERLKLEHPKNEAKSVVKQDRLLGLLMPFRAFGDVKFKWSIDLQKRVIESGPDQLNDNEYTKFIPPNYHTPPYLTAEPEVTYHRLRPQDKFLVLATDGLWETMHRQDVVRIVGEYLTGMHHQQPIAVGGYKVTLGQMHGLLTERRAKMSSVFEDQNAATHLIRHAVGNNEFGTVDHERLSKMLSLPEELARMYRDDITIIVVQFNSHVVGAYQNQE; this is encoded by the coding sequence GAATCCCAGTCAGAAGTTCCAGCCTGCCGCTGTTCTCTGATGCCATGCCAGCACCAACTCAACTGTTTTTTCCTCTCATCCGTAATTGTGAGCTGAGCAGAATCTATGGCACTGCATGTTACTGCCATCACAAACATCTCTGCTGTTCATCACCCTACATTTCTCAGAGTCGCTTGAGATACACACCCCATCCAGCATATGCTACCTTTTGTAGGCCCAAGGAGAACTGGTGGCAGTATACCCAAGGAAGGAGATATGCTTCCACACCACAGAAATTTTACCTTACACCTCCACAAGTCAACAGCATCCTTAAGGCCAATGAGTACAGTTTCAAAGTGCCAGAATTTGATGGCAAAAATGTCAGTTCCATCCTTGGATTTGACAGCAATCAACTACCTGCAAATGCACCCATTGAGGACCGGAGAAGTGCAGCAACCTGCTTGCAAACCAGAGGGATGCTTTTGGGGGTTTTCGACGGCCATGCAGGTTGTGCTTGTTCACAGGCAGTCAGTGAAAGACTCTTTTATTATATTGCTGTCTCCTTATTACCCCATGAGACTTTGCTAGAGATTGAAAATGCAGTAGAGAGTGGTCGGGCACTGCTACCCATCCTCCAGTGGCACAAGCATCCCAATGATTACTTCAGTAAGGAGGCATCCAAATTGTACTTCAACAGCTTGAGGACTTACTGGCAAGAGCTTATAGACCTCAACACTGGCGAGTCAACTGATATTGATGTTAAGGAGGCTTTAATTAATGCTTTCAAGAGACTCGATAATGACATCTCTTTGGAGGCTCAAGTTGGTGATCCTAATTCTTTCCTCAATTACTTGGTGCTTCGGGTGGCATTTTCTGGGGCCACTGCTTGTGTGGCCCATGTGGATGGTGTTGACCTTCACGTGGCCAATACCGGGGATAGCAGAGCGATGCTGGGTGTGCAGGAAGAGGATGGCTCATGGTCAGCAGTCACACTTTCTAATGATCACAATGCTCAGAATGAAAGAGAACTTGAGCGGCTGAAATTAGAACACCCAAAGAATGAGGCCAAGAGTGTGGTGAAACAAGATCGGCTGCTTGGCTTGCTGATGCCTTTTAGGGCTTTTGGAGATGTAAAGTTCAAATGGAGCATTGACCTTCAAAAGAGAGTGATAGAATCTGGCCCAGACCAGTTGAATGACAATGAATATACCAAATTTATCCCTCCTAATTATCACACACCTCCCTATCTCACTGCTGAGCCAGAGGTAACTTATCACCGATTAAGGCCACAGGATAAATTTCTGGTGTTGGCTACTGATGGGTTATGGGAGACTATGCATAGGCAGGATGTGGTTAGGATTGTGGGTGAGTACTTAACTGGTATGCATCACCAACAGCCAATAGCTGTTGGTGGCTACAAGGTGACTCTGGGACAGATGCATGGCCTTTTAACTGAAAGGAGAGCCAAGATGTCCTCTGTGTTTGAGGATCAGAATGCAGCAACCCATCTCATTCGCCATGCTGTGGGCAACAATGAGTTTGGGACTGTTGATCATGAGCGCCTCTCCAAAATGCTTAGTCTTCCAGAAGAGCTTGCACGGATGTACAGAGATGACATTACAATCATTGTAGTTCAGTTTAATTCTCATGTTGTAGGGGCATATCAAAATCAGGAATAG